Proteins encoded in a region of the Penaeus vannamei isolate JL-2024 chromosome 30, ASM4276789v1, whole genome shotgun sequence genome:
- the LOC113819512 gene encoding prestin isoform X4, which translates to MGENEGGGGGGGGSPSGELFVMRPTLNVAQRNQNYHFDPGHTPGLKEAIQTKLAKSCNFSRGCLTSAITARVPVLSWLPAYNFREHFIGDLIAGVTIAIMHIPQGMGFALLSNIPPVNGIYMGFFPVLIYALLGTSRHCSMGSFAVTCLMTGKVVRDLATPASALVDGAIASNATMAATTYTPVQVATIVSFMVGVWELIMGLLQLGSLSVFLSEMLVSGFTTGAAFHVMTSQVKYLFGLKIKGHSGPFKIIYTYRDIIHQILNSNLAAVIGSAITIFILCINNEVIKPRLQKKTSIPIPIELIVVILGTVASYFGNLNENYDLLIVGDIPTGLPQPEIPPFELIPKVVVDAFVITIVAYTVSYSMAKIFAKKHNYEVDAAQELYSQSASNVFGAFFGCGPIAASLARSLIQEAVGGVTQMTTVISCALLLLVLLFVGPAFETLPNCVLSSVIVVALKGMFMQVNDLRRVWAISRSDALIWLASFLAVVLIDIDFGLLIGVVVSLFVLLYRGQKPSTAILGSVPNTDIYLDINKYSAAAEVPSVSIFHFNGPLHFANSEYFRTQLFSMTGLDPIAIISKKKALEKQQAKSDLIIDPSKENGVRGSTEKIPEEFEEKPNDLNDKHAVLAVPEVKWLVLDMSRISYLDSTGGKVIAQLGKEYNDAGIVLVLASVSESVLDSLEKCGTLKTISAEQIFHTIHDAVTVLTVLDNENNCTKL; encoded by the exons ATGGGCGAGAAcgaaggcgggggaggaggaggaggagggagtccgTCAGGAGAACTGTTCGTGATGCGCCCAACCCTCAACGTCGCCCAACGCAACCAGAACTACCACTTCGACCCCGGCCACACTCCAG GGCTGAAGGAGGCGATCCAGACAAAGTTGGCGAAGTCATGCAACTTCTCGCGCGGTTGCCTGACGTCCGCCATCACCGCCCGCGTGCCCGTCCTGTCGTGGCTGCCGGCGTACAACTTCAGGGAACATTTCATCGGTGACCTCATTGCCGGAGTGACTATTGCCATCATGCACATCCCTCAGG GCATGGGTTTCGCACTGCTGTCAAACATCCCTCCTGTGAACGGCATCTACATGGGCTTCTTCCCCGTGCTGATCTACGCTCTCTTGGGCACTTCACGCCATTGCTCCATGG GTAGCTTTGCTGTTACCTGCTTGATGACCGGAAAAGTCGTGAGGGACCTGGCCACCCCAGCAAGCGCTCTCGTCGACGGGGCCATAGCAAGCAATGCCACGATGGCTGCCACTACCTATACACCTGTCCAAGTCGCCACTATAGTTTCCTTTATGGTTGGGGTCTGGGAG CTCATCATGGGGTTGCTGCAGCTCGGTTCCCTCAGCGTCTTCCTCTCCGAAATGCTTGTGTCCGGCTTCACAACGGGGGCGGCCTTCCACGTGATGACGTCACAGGTCAAGTACCTCTTCGGGCTCAAGATCAAAGGTCACAGCGGTCCATTCAAGATCATTTAT aCGTATCGTGATATCATCCACCAAATACTGAACTCCAACCTCGCAGCTGTGATAGGCTCGGCAatcacaatttttattttatgCATAAACAATGAAGTGATCAAG cccaGACTACAAAAGAAGACCAGCATTCCCATTCCCATCGAACTCATCGTGGTAATTCTGGGGACGGTGGCCTCCTACTTCGGAAATCTGAATGAGAACTACGACCTCCTCATCGTGGGCGATATCCCGACGGG ACTGCCTCAGCCAGAAATCCCTCCTTTTGAACTTATACCAAAAGTTGTGGTCGATGCTTTTGTCATCACGATTGTGGCTTATACTGTATCTTACTCTATGGCGAAGATCTTTGCGAAGAAGCATAATTATGAAGTTGACGCGGCCCAAGAGTTATATTCACAG TCCGCGAGCAACGTCTTCGGGGCCTTCTTCGGGTGCGGCCCCATCGccgcctccctcgctcgctcgctgatCCAGGAGGCCGTCGGCGGCGTGACTCAGATGACCACGGTTATCTCCTGCGCGCTCCTGCTGCTGGTCCTCCTGTTCGTGGGTCCTGCGTTCGAGACGCTTCCGAAT TGCGTCCTGTCGTCCGTCATCGTCGTTGCACTCAAAGGAATGTTCATGCAAGTGAACGACCTGCGGCGCGTGTGGGCCATTTCGCGTTCCGATGCCCTTATATGGCTCGCCTCCTTCCTTGCCGTTGTGCTCATCGACATCGACTTCGGGCTCTTGATCGGCGTTGTGGTGTCGCTGTTCGTCTTGCTTTACCGAGGACAGAAACCCAGCACCGCCATTCTCGGCTCCGTTCCCAACACGGATATTTACCTGGACATTAATAAGTACTCCGCG GCTGCAGAGGTACCTTCAGTTTCCATTTTCCACTTCAACGGGCCGCTTCACTTCGCCAACAGTGAATACTTCCGAACTCAGTTGTTCTCCATGACTGGCCTGGAccccattgctattattagtaaaaAGAAAGCCCTTGAGAAGCAGCAGGCGAAATCCGACCTTATCATCGACCCTAGCAAG gaaaatggtGTACGCGGGAGTACGGAAAAGATCCCTGAAGAGTTTGAGGAGAAACCCAACGACCTgaacgataagcatgcagttctcGCCGTGCCC GAAGTTAAGTGGCTGGTGCTGGACATGAGTAGAATCAGCTACTTGGATTCCACGGGAGGAAAAGTCATCGCACAGCTCGGAAAAGAATATAACGATGCCGGCATTGTACTCGTTCTGGCTTCAGTCTCAG AAAGCGTCCTGGATAGCCTGGAGAAGTGCGGTACTCTGAAGACCATCTCGGCTGAGCAGATCTTCCATACTATTCACGATGCTGTCACAGTCCTCACGGTGTTGGATAATGAAAACAACTGCACCAAACTCTAA
- the LOC113819512 gene encoding prestin isoform X3, with amino-acid sequence MGMKDDTLDEETQEAFLSESGTTVVSPKMGENEGGGGGGGGSPSGELFVMRPTLNVAQRNQNYHFDPGHTPGLKEAIQTKLAKSCNFSRGCLTSAITARVPVLSWLPAYNFREHFIGDLIAGVTIAIMHIPQGMGFALLSNIPPVNGIYMGFFPVLIYALLGTSRHCSMGSFAVTCLMTGKVVRDLATPASALVDGAIASNATMAATTYTPVQVATIVSFMVGVWELIMGLLQLGSLSVFLSEMLVSGFTTGAAFHVMTSQVKYLFGLKIKGHSGPFKIIYTYRDIIHQILNSNLAAVIGSAITIFILCINNEVIKPRLQKKTSIPIPIELIVVILGTVASYFGNLNENYDLLIVGDIPTGLPQPEIPPFELIPKVVVDAFVITIVAYTVSYSMAKIFAKKHNYEVDAAQELYSQSASNVFGAFFGCGPIAASLARSLIQEAVGGVTQMTTVISCALLLLVLLFVGPAFETLPNCVLSSVIVVALKGMFMQVNDLRRVWAISRSDALIWLASFLAVVLIDIDFGLLIGVVVSLFVLLYRGQKPSTAILGSVPNTDIYLDINKYSAAAEVPSVSIFHFNGPLHFANSEYFRTQLFSMTGLDPIAIISKKKALEKQQAKSDLIIDPSKENGVRGSTEKIPEEFEEKPNDLNDKHAVLAVPEVKWLVLDMSRISYLDSTGGKVIAQLGKEYNDAGIVLVLASVSESVLDSLEKCGTLKTISAEQIFHTIHDAVTVLTVLDNENNCTKL; translated from the exons ATGGGGATGAAGGACGATACATTGGATGAAGAGACACAAGAGGCTTTCTTAAG CGAGTCAGGGACGACGGTGGTTTCGCCGAAGATGGGCGAGAAcgaaggcgggggaggaggaggaggagggagtccgTCAGGAGAACTGTTCGTGATGCGCCCAACCCTCAACGTCGCCCAACGCAACCAGAACTACCACTTCGACCCCGGCCACACTCCAG GGCTGAAGGAGGCGATCCAGACAAAGTTGGCGAAGTCATGCAACTTCTCGCGCGGTTGCCTGACGTCCGCCATCACCGCCCGCGTGCCCGTCCTGTCGTGGCTGCCGGCGTACAACTTCAGGGAACATTTCATCGGTGACCTCATTGCCGGAGTGACTATTGCCATCATGCACATCCCTCAGG GCATGGGTTTCGCACTGCTGTCAAACATCCCTCCTGTGAACGGCATCTACATGGGCTTCTTCCCCGTGCTGATCTACGCTCTCTTGGGCACTTCACGCCATTGCTCCATGG GTAGCTTTGCTGTTACCTGCTTGATGACCGGAAAAGTCGTGAGGGACCTGGCCACCCCAGCAAGCGCTCTCGTCGACGGGGCCATAGCAAGCAATGCCACGATGGCTGCCACTACCTATACACCTGTCCAAGTCGCCACTATAGTTTCCTTTATGGTTGGGGTCTGGGAG CTCATCATGGGGTTGCTGCAGCTCGGTTCCCTCAGCGTCTTCCTCTCCGAAATGCTTGTGTCCGGCTTCACAACGGGGGCGGCCTTCCACGTGATGACGTCACAGGTCAAGTACCTCTTCGGGCTCAAGATCAAAGGTCACAGCGGTCCATTCAAGATCATTTAT aCGTATCGTGATATCATCCACCAAATACTGAACTCCAACCTCGCAGCTGTGATAGGCTCGGCAatcacaatttttattttatgCATAAACAATGAAGTGATCAAG cccaGACTACAAAAGAAGACCAGCATTCCCATTCCCATCGAACTCATCGTGGTAATTCTGGGGACGGTGGCCTCCTACTTCGGAAATCTGAATGAGAACTACGACCTCCTCATCGTGGGCGATATCCCGACGGG ACTGCCTCAGCCAGAAATCCCTCCTTTTGAACTTATACCAAAAGTTGTGGTCGATGCTTTTGTCATCACGATTGTGGCTTATACTGTATCTTACTCTATGGCGAAGATCTTTGCGAAGAAGCATAATTATGAAGTTGACGCGGCCCAAGAGTTATATTCACAG TCCGCGAGCAACGTCTTCGGGGCCTTCTTCGGGTGCGGCCCCATCGccgcctccctcgctcgctcgctgatCCAGGAGGCCGTCGGCGGCGTGACTCAGATGACCACGGTTATCTCCTGCGCGCTCCTGCTGCTGGTCCTCCTGTTCGTGGGTCCTGCGTTCGAGACGCTTCCGAAT TGCGTCCTGTCGTCCGTCATCGTCGTTGCACTCAAAGGAATGTTCATGCAAGTGAACGACCTGCGGCGCGTGTGGGCCATTTCGCGTTCCGATGCCCTTATATGGCTCGCCTCCTTCCTTGCCGTTGTGCTCATCGACATCGACTTCGGGCTCTTGATCGGCGTTGTGGTGTCGCTGTTCGTCTTGCTTTACCGAGGACAGAAACCCAGCACCGCCATTCTCGGCTCCGTTCCCAACACGGATATTTACCTGGACATTAATAAGTACTCCGCG GCTGCAGAGGTACCTTCAGTTTCCATTTTCCACTTCAACGGGCCGCTTCACTTCGCCAACAGTGAATACTTCCGAACTCAGTTGTTCTCCATGACTGGCCTGGAccccattgctattattagtaaaaAGAAAGCCCTTGAGAAGCAGCAGGCGAAATCCGACCTTATCATCGACCCTAGCAAG gaaaatggtGTACGCGGGAGTACGGAAAAGATCCCTGAAGAGTTTGAGGAGAAACCCAACGACCTgaacgataagcatgcagttctcGCCGTGCCC GAAGTTAAGTGGCTGGTGCTGGACATGAGTAGAATCAGCTACTTGGATTCCACGGGAGGAAAAGTCATCGCACAGCTCGGAAAAGAATATAACGATGCCGGCATTGTACTCGTTCTGGCTTCAGTCTCAG AAAGCGTCCTGGATAGCCTGGAGAAGTGCGGTACTCTGAAGACCATCTCGGCTGAGCAGATCTTCCATACTATTCACGATGCTGTCACAGTCCTCACGGTGTTGGATAATGAAAACAACTGCACCAAACTCTAA
- the LOC113819512 gene encoding prestin isoform X2, translated as MTKRSKSNKASNQPHRKCSCESGTTVVSPKMGENEGGGGGGGGSPSGELFVMRPTLNVAQRNQNYHFDPGHTPGLKEAIQTKLAKSCNFSRGCLTSAITARVPVLSWLPAYNFREHFIGDLIAGVTIAIMHIPQGMGFALLSNIPPVNGIYMGFFPVLIYALLGTSRHCSMGSFAVTCLMTGKVVRDLATPASALVDGAIASNATMAATTYTPVQVATIVSFMVGVWELIMGLLQLGSLSVFLSEMLVSGFTTGAAFHVMTSQVKYLFGLKIKGHSGPFKIIYTYRDIIHQILNSNLAAVIGSAITIFILCINNEVIKPRLQKKTSIPIPIELIVVILGTVASYFGNLNENYDLLIVGDIPTGLPQPEIPPFELIPKVVVDAFVITIVAYTVSYSMAKIFAKKHNYEVDAAQELYSQSASNVFGAFFGCGPIAASLARSLIQEAVGGVTQMTTVISCALLLLVLLFVGPAFETLPNCVLSSVIVVALKGMFMQVNDLRRVWAISRSDALIWLASFLAVVLIDIDFGLLIGVVVSLFVLLYRGQKPSTAILGSVPNTDIYLDINKYSAAAEVPSVSIFHFNGPLHFANSEYFRTQLFSMTGLDPIAIISKKKALEKQQAKSDLIIDPSKENGVRGSTEKIPEEFEEKPNDLNDKHAVLAVPEVKWLVLDMSRISYLDSTGGKVIAQLGKEYNDAGIVLVLASVSESVLDSLEKCGTLKTISAEQIFHTIHDAVTVLTVLDNENNCTKL; from the exons ATGACGAAGAGATCAAAGAGCAACAAAGCAAGTAACCAGCCGCACAGAAAATGTTCATG CGAGTCAGGGACGACGGTGGTTTCGCCGAAGATGGGCGAGAAcgaaggcgggggaggaggaggaggagggagtccgTCAGGAGAACTGTTCGTGATGCGCCCAACCCTCAACGTCGCCCAACGCAACCAGAACTACCACTTCGACCCCGGCCACACTCCAG GGCTGAAGGAGGCGATCCAGACAAAGTTGGCGAAGTCATGCAACTTCTCGCGCGGTTGCCTGACGTCCGCCATCACCGCCCGCGTGCCCGTCCTGTCGTGGCTGCCGGCGTACAACTTCAGGGAACATTTCATCGGTGACCTCATTGCCGGAGTGACTATTGCCATCATGCACATCCCTCAGG GCATGGGTTTCGCACTGCTGTCAAACATCCCTCCTGTGAACGGCATCTACATGGGCTTCTTCCCCGTGCTGATCTACGCTCTCTTGGGCACTTCACGCCATTGCTCCATGG GTAGCTTTGCTGTTACCTGCTTGATGACCGGAAAAGTCGTGAGGGACCTGGCCACCCCAGCAAGCGCTCTCGTCGACGGGGCCATAGCAAGCAATGCCACGATGGCTGCCACTACCTATACACCTGTCCAAGTCGCCACTATAGTTTCCTTTATGGTTGGGGTCTGGGAG CTCATCATGGGGTTGCTGCAGCTCGGTTCCCTCAGCGTCTTCCTCTCCGAAATGCTTGTGTCCGGCTTCACAACGGGGGCGGCCTTCCACGTGATGACGTCACAGGTCAAGTACCTCTTCGGGCTCAAGATCAAAGGTCACAGCGGTCCATTCAAGATCATTTAT aCGTATCGTGATATCATCCACCAAATACTGAACTCCAACCTCGCAGCTGTGATAGGCTCGGCAatcacaatttttattttatgCATAAACAATGAAGTGATCAAG cccaGACTACAAAAGAAGACCAGCATTCCCATTCCCATCGAACTCATCGTGGTAATTCTGGGGACGGTGGCCTCCTACTTCGGAAATCTGAATGAGAACTACGACCTCCTCATCGTGGGCGATATCCCGACGGG ACTGCCTCAGCCAGAAATCCCTCCTTTTGAACTTATACCAAAAGTTGTGGTCGATGCTTTTGTCATCACGATTGTGGCTTATACTGTATCTTACTCTATGGCGAAGATCTTTGCGAAGAAGCATAATTATGAAGTTGACGCGGCCCAAGAGTTATATTCACAG TCCGCGAGCAACGTCTTCGGGGCCTTCTTCGGGTGCGGCCCCATCGccgcctccctcgctcgctcgctgatCCAGGAGGCCGTCGGCGGCGTGACTCAGATGACCACGGTTATCTCCTGCGCGCTCCTGCTGCTGGTCCTCCTGTTCGTGGGTCCTGCGTTCGAGACGCTTCCGAAT TGCGTCCTGTCGTCCGTCATCGTCGTTGCACTCAAAGGAATGTTCATGCAAGTGAACGACCTGCGGCGCGTGTGGGCCATTTCGCGTTCCGATGCCCTTATATGGCTCGCCTCCTTCCTTGCCGTTGTGCTCATCGACATCGACTTCGGGCTCTTGATCGGCGTTGTGGTGTCGCTGTTCGTCTTGCTTTACCGAGGACAGAAACCCAGCACCGCCATTCTCGGCTCCGTTCCCAACACGGATATTTACCTGGACATTAATAAGTACTCCGCG GCTGCAGAGGTACCTTCAGTTTCCATTTTCCACTTCAACGGGCCGCTTCACTTCGCCAACAGTGAATACTTCCGAACTCAGTTGTTCTCCATGACTGGCCTGGAccccattgctattattagtaaaaAGAAAGCCCTTGAGAAGCAGCAGGCGAAATCCGACCTTATCATCGACCCTAGCAAG gaaaatggtGTACGCGGGAGTACGGAAAAGATCCCTGAAGAGTTTGAGGAGAAACCCAACGACCTgaacgataagcatgcagttctcGCCGTGCCC GAAGTTAAGTGGCTGGTGCTGGACATGAGTAGAATCAGCTACTTGGATTCCACGGGAGGAAAAGTCATCGCACAGCTCGGAAAAGAATATAACGATGCCGGCATTGTACTCGTTCTGGCTTCAGTCTCAG AAAGCGTCCTGGATAGCCTGGAGAAGTGCGGTACTCTGAAGACCATCTCGGCTGAGCAGATCTTCCATACTATTCACGATGCTGTCACAGTCCTCACGGTGTTGGATAATGAAAACAACTGCACCAAACTCTAA
- the LOC113819512 gene encoding prestin isoform X1 — protein MTKRSKSNKASNQPHRKCSWMGMKDDTLDEETQEAFLSESGTTVVSPKMGENEGGGGGGGGSPSGELFVMRPTLNVAQRNQNYHFDPGHTPGLKEAIQTKLAKSCNFSRGCLTSAITARVPVLSWLPAYNFREHFIGDLIAGVTIAIMHIPQGMGFALLSNIPPVNGIYMGFFPVLIYALLGTSRHCSMGSFAVTCLMTGKVVRDLATPASALVDGAIASNATMAATTYTPVQVATIVSFMVGVWELIMGLLQLGSLSVFLSEMLVSGFTTGAAFHVMTSQVKYLFGLKIKGHSGPFKIIYTYRDIIHQILNSNLAAVIGSAITIFILCINNEVIKPRLQKKTSIPIPIELIVVILGTVASYFGNLNENYDLLIVGDIPTGLPQPEIPPFELIPKVVVDAFVITIVAYTVSYSMAKIFAKKHNYEVDAAQELYSQSASNVFGAFFGCGPIAASLARSLIQEAVGGVTQMTTVISCALLLLVLLFVGPAFETLPNCVLSSVIVVALKGMFMQVNDLRRVWAISRSDALIWLASFLAVVLIDIDFGLLIGVVVSLFVLLYRGQKPSTAILGSVPNTDIYLDINKYSAAAEVPSVSIFHFNGPLHFANSEYFRTQLFSMTGLDPIAIISKKKALEKQQAKSDLIIDPSKENGVRGSTEKIPEEFEEKPNDLNDKHAVLAVPEVKWLVLDMSRISYLDSTGGKVIAQLGKEYNDAGIVLVLASVSESVLDSLEKCGTLKTISAEQIFHTIHDAVTVLTVLDNENNCTKL, from the exons ATGACGAAGAGATCAAAGAGCAACAAAGCAAGTAACCAGCCGCACAGAAAATGTTCATG GATGGGGATGAAGGACGATACATTGGATGAAGAGACACAAGAGGCTTTCTTAAG CGAGTCAGGGACGACGGTGGTTTCGCCGAAGATGGGCGAGAAcgaaggcgggggaggaggaggaggagggagtccgTCAGGAGAACTGTTCGTGATGCGCCCAACCCTCAACGTCGCCCAACGCAACCAGAACTACCACTTCGACCCCGGCCACACTCCAG GGCTGAAGGAGGCGATCCAGACAAAGTTGGCGAAGTCATGCAACTTCTCGCGCGGTTGCCTGACGTCCGCCATCACCGCCCGCGTGCCCGTCCTGTCGTGGCTGCCGGCGTACAACTTCAGGGAACATTTCATCGGTGACCTCATTGCCGGAGTGACTATTGCCATCATGCACATCCCTCAGG GCATGGGTTTCGCACTGCTGTCAAACATCCCTCCTGTGAACGGCATCTACATGGGCTTCTTCCCCGTGCTGATCTACGCTCTCTTGGGCACTTCACGCCATTGCTCCATGG GTAGCTTTGCTGTTACCTGCTTGATGACCGGAAAAGTCGTGAGGGACCTGGCCACCCCAGCAAGCGCTCTCGTCGACGGGGCCATAGCAAGCAATGCCACGATGGCTGCCACTACCTATACACCTGTCCAAGTCGCCACTATAGTTTCCTTTATGGTTGGGGTCTGGGAG CTCATCATGGGGTTGCTGCAGCTCGGTTCCCTCAGCGTCTTCCTCTCCGAAATGCTTGTGTCCGGCTTCACAACGGGGGCGGCCTTCCACGTGATGACGTCACAGGTCAAGTACCTCTTCGGGCTCAAGATCAAAGGTCACAGCGGTCCATTCAAGATCATTTAT aCGTATCGTGATATCATCCACCAAATACTGAACTCCAACCTCGCAGCTGTGATAGGCTCGGCAatcacaatttttattttatgCATAAACAATGAAGTGATCAAG cccaGACTACAAAAGAAGACCAGCATTCCCATTCCCATCGAACTCATCGTGGTAATTCTGGGGACGGTGGCCTCCTACTTCGGAAATCTGAATGAGAACTACGACCTCCTCATCGTGGGCGATATCCCGACGGG ACTGCCTCAGCCAGAAATCCCTCCTTTTGAACTTATACCAAAAGTTGTGGTCGATGCTTTTGTCATCACGATTGTGGCTTATACTGTATCTTACTCTATGGCGAAGATCTTTGCGAAGAAGCATAATTATGAAGTTGACGCGGCCCAAGAGTTATATTCACAG TCCGCGAGCAACGTCTTCGGGGCCTTCTTCGGGTGCGGCCCCATCGccgcctccctcgctcgctcgctgatCCAGGAGGCCGTCGGCGGCGTGACTCAGATGACCACGGTTATCTCCTGCGCGCTCCTGCTGCTGGTCCTCCTGTTCGTGGGTCCTGCGTTCGAGACGCTTCCGAAT TGCGTCCTGTCGTCCGTCATCGTCGTTGCACTCAAAGGAATGTTCATGCAAGTGAACGACCTGCGGCGCGTGTGGGCCATTTCGCGTTCCGATGCCCTTATATGGCTCGCCTCCTTCCTTGCCGTTGTGCTCATCGACATCGACTTCGGGCTCTTGATCGGCGTTGTGGTGTCGCTGTTCGTCTTGCTTTACCGAGGACAGAAACCCAGCACCGCCATTCTCGGCTCCGTTCCCAACACGGATATTTACCTGGACATTAATAAGTACTCCGCG GCTGCAGAGGTACCTTCAGTTTCCATTTTCCACTTCAACGGGCCGCTTCACTTCGCCAACAGTGAATACTTCCGAACTCAGTTGTTCTCCATGACTGGCCTGGAccccattgctattattagtaaaaAGAAAGCCCTTGAGAAGCAGCAGGCGAAATCCGACCTTATCATCGACCCTAGCAAG gaaaatggtGTACGCGGGAGTACGGAAAAGATCCCTGAAGAGTTTGAGGAGAAACCCAACGACCTgaacgataagcatgcagttctcGCCGTGCCC GAAGTTAAGTGGCTGGTGCTGGACATGAGTAGAATCAGCTACTTGGATTCCACGGGAGGAAAAGTCATCGCACAGCTCGGAAAAGAATATAACGATGCCGGCATTGTACTCGTTCTGGCTTCAGTCTCAG AAAGCGTCCTGGATAGCCTGGAGAAGTGCGGTACTCTGAAGACCATCTCGGCTGAGCAGATCTTCCATACTATTCACGATGCTGTCACAGTCCTCACGGTGTTGGATAATGAAAACAACTGCACCAAACTCTAA